One Bombus fervidus isolate BK054 chromosome 5, iyBomFerv1, whole genome shotgun sequence DNA window includes the following coding sequences:
- the Olf186-m gene encoding ki-ras-induced actin-interacting protein-IP3R-interacting domain olf186-M, translating into MRRQTGPVQQWIDSIPSPIKSNFSMKNDNQGESSSKKPNISLALTEPKDIPYSMRTKQLTMTVSAPINVPNTTSNNTTGLPSSLPHKLVRDPSLQSDSSHCSSVESLLELRKADPEAILLGLGFGGCSSSPQENGSFSRIPKRFLQPSKLKGIAINDFMKQQQETSESFDSVSLGYRGLTGSPYVAPSEIVQKIMQRLREHESHEHDPYAVYNSYEQYSPLHCGGTLSVLSPDSRQFLERPRSKSPDMRNKRMIIGQKSFAFGHDGDLIEIDPTNEKKSFESIPSNDSNAVENSGVSNDLVDNNNEVFEQTPIQKKILPKRLFFNDSTERNDTDVSLSVKVFEESEDQQNENLNKNTNYKDDMFPNTVSENVSDIRRASDGFYDMKDGKISMVNKRRHSDGFVQTTEHVDDTVLARRRKTLKRQSRISDTDAVNYCNINFSKSDTAQCMGMKCNTNKNLNEVCNQESVSTKFPRLKNETKNYNVNECAEKLLEGMYKSAEDSLSKNKQGNKNECYVEETKLVEQVCIDKGEKTTCCCHSGTKKYWKKMEKIIQENKNLETMVTKSRREMAEIREMLNNVLSVRLEPGF; encoded by the exons ATGAGACGTCAAACTGGGCCTGTTCAGCAATGGATAGATTCAATACCATCACCTATAAAGtctaatttttcaatgaaaaatgatAACCAAGGAGAATCAAGCAGTAAGAAACCTAATATTTCATTGGCACTAACAGAGCCTAAGGACATTCCATATTCTATGAGAACAAAACAATTAACTATGACAGTATCTGCGCCTATTAATGTTCCTAATACAACATCAAATAATACAACAGGATTACCTAG CTCATTGCCTCATAAATTGGTTCGGGATCCAAGTCTACAATCTGATAGCAGTCACTGTAGTAGTGTAGAAAGCTTGCTAGAGCTAAGAAAAGCAGATCCAGAAGCAATTTTGCTAGGCCTTGGATTTGGTGGTTGCTCGAGCAGTCCACAAGAGAATGGTTCCTTTTCTCGTATACCAAAAAGATTTCTTCAACCATCGAAATTAAAAGGCATAGCTATTAATGATTTTATGAAGCAGCAACAGGAAACTAGTGAATCCTTTGATTCTGTATCTCTCGGATATAGAGGTTTGACAG GCTCACCGTATGTAGCGCCATCAGAAATTGTGCAAAAGATTATGCAGCGTTTACGAGAGCATGAGAGTCATGAACACGATCCATATGCAGTGTATAATTCGTATGAACAATACAGTCCACTACATTGTGGTGGTACACTTTCTGTGTTGTCTCCTGATAGCAGACAATTTTTGGAACGACCACGTTCAAAAAGTCCCGACATGCGTAATAAACGTATGATTATTG GACAAAAGTCATTTGCATTTGGTCATGATGGTGATCTAATTGAAATTGATCCTACTAACGAAAAAAAGTCgttcgaaagtattccaagcAATGATTCTAACGCCGTAGAAAATTCAGGAGTATCTAATGATTTagttgataataataatgaagtATTTGAGCAAACACCTAtccagaaaaaaatattaccaaaacgattattttttaacgatagtACGGAACGTAACGATACCGATGTTTCTTTATCAGTAAAAGTTTTTGAAGAAAGCGAAGACCagcaaaatgaaaatttgaataaaaatactaaCTATAAAGATGATATGTTTCCAAACACAGTTTCAGAAAATGTGTCTGATATTCGAAGAGCCAGTGATGGATTTTATGATATGAAAGACGGAAAGATATCAATGGTAAATAAACGAAGACACAGCGATGGCTTTGTGCAAACTACTGAGCATGTTGACGACACTGTACTTGCTCGAAGGAGAAAAACTTTGAAGCGACAATCTAGAATAAGCGATACAGATGCGGTAAACTATTGCAATATAAATTTCAGCAAGTCTGATACGGCGCAATGCATGGGGATGAAATGTaacacgaataaaaatttaaatgaagtTTGTAACCAAGAAAGCGTTTCCACGAAATTTCcaagattaaaaaatgaaactaaaaattataacgtaaatgaATGTGCAGAAAAATTACTTGAAGGAATGTATAAATCAGCAGAAGATAgtttaagtaaaaataaacagggaaataaaaatgaatgctATGTTGAGGAAACCAAGCTTGTAGAACAAGTGTGTATAGATAAAGGCGAAAAAACAACCTGTTGCTGTCATTCTGGTACTAAAAAATATTGGaagaaaatggagaaaattattcaagaaaataaaaatttggaaactaTGGTGACAAAGAGCAGGAGAGAAATGGCAGAAATTCgagaaatgttaaataatgtGTTATCTGTACGATTAGAACCTGGTTTTTGA
- the LOC139987419 gene encoding 18S rRNA aminocarboxypropyltransferase — MSPHGKKNRKRILTRRPRHVVGKEEKYRQERDKSDKEDEVSEKEEEEWSIPFPVAMWDLEHCDPKKCSGKKLVRHGLVKILRLGARFPGLVVTPIGEKCVSPTDRDIIQNYGCAVVDCSWARLEDTPFSRMRTPNPRLLPFLVAANPINYGRSCQLSCVEAIAATLIITGFPEEANFYLGKFSWGHSFLQLNGELLKKYSLCTNSEEIIAVQKKFLTDAREERLNRHVVSDFPPTDSETEEEEEEKEEGEKEEGEKEEEGKEESVPVNIISKIDELVKDTKIV; from the exons ATGTCACCTcatggaaagaaaaatagaaaacgaataCTAACAAGACGACCGCGACATGTGGttgggaaagaagaaaaatatcgtcaAGAAAGGGATAAGTCGGATAAGGAAGATGAAGTATCAG aaaaagaagaagaagaatggtCCATTCCTTTTCCCGTCGCTATGTGGGATCTCGAACACTGCGACCCTAAAAAGTGTTCCGGTAAAAAATTGGTTAGACATGGcttagtaaaaatattaaggTTAGGAGCTCGATTCCCAGGATTAGTTGTTACTCCAATTGGTGAAAAG TGTGTGAGTCCCACAGATCGCGATATCATACAAAATTATGGTTGTGCGGTCGTCGACTGCAGTTGGGCACGTTTGGAAGATACTCCATTTAGTAGAATGAGAACTCCCAATCCTCGTCTTTTACCATTTCTAGTTGCTGCGAATCCGATAAATTATGGCAGATCATGTCAATTAAGTTGTGTAGAAGCTATAGCTGCTACTTTGATTATAACAGGTTTTCCCGAAGAAGCAAACTTTTATCTTGGAAAATTCTCCTGGGGCCACTCGTTTTTACAATTGAATGgtgaattattaaagaaatattcgcTTTGTACAAATTCAGAAGAAATTATTGCTGTCCAAAAAAAATTTCTCACAGATGCAAGGGAAGAAAGGTTAAATAGACATG TTGTATCAGATTTTCCACCAACCGATTCGGAAacggaagaggaagaagaagaaaaagaagaaggagaaaaggaagaaggagaaaaagaagaggaagggaAAGAAGAATCTGTAcctgtaaatattatttctaaaatagaCGAGCTAGTAAAGGACAcgaaaatagtataa
- the LOC139987415 gene encoding F-box only protein 32: protein MPFISKDWRSPGEEWVKTVEGWEKKKILECANNKTLSLLLRGDKDVLDKKEKDKKKENAVQPHCRITLKCTREIAGFNGLSDALKSLDFLSAVHDCRRFNYIVQLLDLLVSHRMGGLSGCAQRVLFNMLEEVALEVSLSQQQTGKLRRLIERVRAFSAGCCWGGRPLGSVVLWEKHKAALERILQIASSITITQPDEEQQPQWSDLPAECRREVLLRLSDPRDIEASSEACEHLAVLAQEQRIWRELAQYHFTPQQIASTRQHNPGKDWKTIFTIARRSFGLREEYAEIIQLCRNCRCLFWRSLGHPCIADQDPAFQEKLADVDRASLHVPIPPQTFLKFFSL from the exons ATGCCATTCATATCGAAGGATTGGCGTAGTCCTGGCGAAGAATGGGTAAAAACTGTCGAAGGttgggaaaagaagaaaatcctCGAATGCGCTAATAATAAAACACTTTCTCTTTTACTTCG CGGCGATAAGGATGTGCTCGACAAAAAGGAGAAGGATAAAAAGAAAG AAAACGCCGTCCAGCCGCATTGCCGCATCACGCTGAAATGCACTCGTGAG ATCGCTGGTTTCAACGGTTTAAGCGATGCGCTGAAAAGCTTGGACTTCTTATCAGCGGTGCACGATTGCCGACGTTTTAATTACATCGTGCAACTTTTGGATCTTCTGGTCAGTCACAGGATGGGCGGTCTTAGTGGATGCGCTCAACGAGTTCTCTTCAATATGTTGGAAGAAGTCGCATTGGAAG TATCATTATCGCAGCAACAAACCGGAAAACTTCGTCGGTTGATCGAAAGAGTTCGGGCTTTCAGCGCGGGTTGTTGTTGGGGCGGTAGACCTTTGGGTTCTGTAGTTTTATGGGAGAAACACAAAGCCGCTCTAGAAAGAATATTGCAAATTGCTTCGTCCATCACTATAACTCAG CCGGACGAGGAACAGCAGCCGCAATGGTCGGATTTGCCAGCGGAATGCCGCCGGGAGGTTCTCCTTCGACTCAGTGATCCACGAGACATTGAAGCGTCCTCGGAGGCTTGCGAACATCTAGCTGTTCTAGCACAGGAACAGAGAATCTGGCGGGAGCTTGCCCAGTATCACTTCACGCCTCAACAAATAGCCTCCACTAGACAACATAATCCTGGAAAAGACTGGAAGACTATTTTTACTATCGCACGAAG GTCGTTTGGTCTGCGAGAAGAATATGCAGAGATAATACAGTTGTGCCGTAATTGCCGCTGCCTGTTTTGGCGGTCGCTCGGACATCCCTGTATCGCCGATCAGGATCCAGCCTTTCAGGAGAAACTAGCGGATGTCGATCGAGCATCTCTTCATGTTCCGATTCCTCCGCAGACCTTTCTCAAATTCTTTTCCCTATGA
- the Hdac1 gene encoding histone deacetylase 1, translated as MTTLPHSKKRVCYYYDSDIGNYYYGQGHPMKPHRIRMTHNLLLNYGLYRKMEIYRPHKATADEMTKFHSDDYIRFLRSIRPDNMSEYNKQMQRFNVGEDCPVFDGLYEFCQLSAGGSVAAAVKLNKQASEICINWGGGLHHAKKSEASGFCYVNDIVLGILELLKYHQRVLYIDIDVHHGDGVEEAFYTTDRVMTVSFHKYGEYFPGTGDLRDIGAGKGKYYAVNIPLRDGMDDESYESIFVPIISKVMETFQPSAVVLQCGADSLTGDRLGCFNLTVRGHGKCVEFVKKYNLPFLMVGGGGYTIRNVSRCWTYETSVALGSEIANELPYNDYFEYFGPDFKLHISPSNMANQNTPEYLEKIKTRLFENLRMLPHAPGVQVQPIPEDGAVIEDSEAEEKVNPDERLPQRDLDKRIQHENEYSDSEDEGEGGRRDNRSFKGSRKRPRLEKGQEGIESDIKKEEDIKSEPKENEKDEKTNITNEETKKDGGSNP; from the exons ATGACGACGTTACCACATAGCAAGAAGCGTGTTTGCTACTACTATGATA gtgatattggaaattattattatggaCAAGGACATCCTATGAAGCCACATCGTATAAGGATGACACATAATTTACTTTTGAATTATGGTCTTTATAGGAAGATGGAAATATAT CGTCCACATAAAGCTACAGCAGATGAAATGACAAAATTCCATAGCGATGACTATATTAGGTTTTTGAGATCCATAAGACCTGATAATATGTCAGAATATAACAAACAAATGCAACGAT tTAATGTAGGAGAAGATTGCCCTGTCTTTGACGGTTTATATGAATTTTGTCAATTATCAGCTGGAGGTTCTGTAGCTGCTGCTGTGAAACTTAACAAACAGGCCTcagaaatttgcataaattggGGTGGTGGTTTGCATCATGCCAAAAAAAGTGAAGCATCTGGATTTTGCTATGTAAATGACATTGTATTAGGAATATTGGAATTGCTCAAATATCATCAAAGagtattatatattgatattgaTGTTCATCATGGAGATGGTGTAGAAGAAGCTTTTTATACCACTGATAGAGTTATGACTGTCTCTTTTCATAAATACGGTGAATATTTTCCGGGTACAGGTGACCTACGTGATATTGGTGCTGGAAAG GGAAAGTATTATGCAGTCAATATACCACTAAGAGACGGCATGGATGATGAAAGCTATGAGTCAATATTTGTACCTATTATTTCCAAAGTGATGGAAACTTTCCAGCCTTCTGCTGTGGTCCTACAATGTGGTGCTGATTCATTAACTG GAGATCGGTTAGGCTGTTTCAATTTAACAGTGAGGGGTCATGGGAAGTGTGttgaatttgtaaaaaaatataatctacCCTTTTTAATGGTTGGTGGTGGTGGATATACAATCAGGAATGTATCTAGATGCTGGACATACGAAACTTCAGTTGCTCTTGGTTCTGAAATTGCAAATGAGTTACCCTATAAtgattattttgaatattttggtCCTGATTTTAAGCTGCACATTAGTCCTTCAAACATGGCAAATCAAAATACTCCTGAATATCTTGAGAAAATTAA aaCCAgactatttgaaaatttaagaatGTTGCCGCATGCCCCAGGTGTGCAGGTTCAACCAATTCCAGAAGATGGTGCAGTTATTGAAGATTCAGAGGCTGAGGAAAAGGTTAATCCAGATGAAAGATTACCACAACGAGATTTAGATAAAAGAATACAACACGAAAATGAATATAGCGACAGTGAGGATGAAGGTGAAGGGGGACGAAGAGATAATAGGTCATTTAAG ggTTCCAGAAAACGACCACGTCTAGAAAAAGGACAAGAAGGTATAGAAagtgatataaaaaaagaagaagacatAAAATCGGAACCAAAAg aaaacgaaaaagatgaaaaaacgaatattacaaatgaggaaacgaagaaagatggTGGATCGAATCCCTGA